The sequence AGGGGGCCGAGGATGGCCTGGATGACGCCGAAGAAGACCAGCCCCAGCAGCACCCACATGCCGTAGCGCTCCAGCCAGAAGTAGATGTGCAGCGTTTTGGCGGGGAGCACGGCGTAGAGCACCTTGGAGCCGTCCAGCGGCGGGATGGGCAAAAGGTTGAAGAAGGCCAGGCCGAGGTTCATGAAGATCATGATGAGCAGAAACTGGAAGACCGCCGTGTTGGCCGTCACGAGGCCGGGCGCCACCCGGATCAGCAGCCCCACTGCGATGGCGGTCAGGATGTTGCCGGTGACGCCGGCCAGCGAGACGAAGAGCATGTCGCGCTTGGGGTTCTTGAAGTGCCGCGAATTGACGGGCACCGGCTTGGCCCAGCCGAAGCGGAAGATCAGGAGCATCAGCGCGCCGATGGGGTCGAGGTGGGCGAGGGGGTTGAGGGTGAGGCGTCCCTGCATCTTGGCTGTGGGGTCGCCGAGCCGGTAGGCCACGTATCCGTGGCAGAACTCGTGGAAGGTGATGGCCCACAGCACGGCGGGCACGCTGAGCAGGAGTTGCGAGATATTGGGGAATCCCATGGGGTCAGGTCTCATCCTTTCTTTGGTCGCCGGCCCTGTGGGCCAGGACCCAGTCGATTTCGTCCTCTCTGGTGACCACATCCCCGTCG is a genomic window of Synergistales bacterium containing:
- a CDS encoding site-2 protease family protein, producing MGFPNISQLLLSVPAVLWAITFHEFCHGYVAYRLGDPTAKMQGRLTLNPLAHLDPIGALMLLIFRFGWAKPVPVNSRHFKNPKRDMLFVSLAGVTGNILTAIAVGLLIRVAPGLVTANTAVFQFLLIMIFMNLGLAFFNLLPIPPLDGSKVLYAVLPAKTLHIYFWLERYGMWVLLGLVFFGVIQAILGPLVRLGALLILPGWMGW